A window from Roseburia sp. 499 encodes these proteins:
- a CDS encoding gamma carbonic anhydrase family protein, with protein MTTTFKTPQLGKNVFVAQGAILCGDITIGDNSSIWFNAVVRADMASIQIGKDTNVQDNCVLHVDDGAPLCIGNQVTIGHGAIVHGCTVGDNTLIGMGAIILNHAVIGKNCIIGAGALITQNTIIPDNSLVVGSPGKVKRTLTSEEIEDISSNAAHYVKEAAIYRSQF; from the coding sequence ATGACAACCACTTTCAAAACTCCGCAACTAGGAAAAAATGTTTTCGTTGCACAAGGCGCCATTCTTTGTGGAGACATAACGATTGGTGACAATTCCAGTATCTGGTTCAACGCTGTTGTTCGTGCCGATATGGCTTCGATTCAAATCGGTAAAGACACAAATGTACAGGATAATTGTGTCCTCCATGTAGACGACGGAGCACCTCTCTGTATTGGAAATCAGGTTACCATCGGACATGGAGCCATCGTTCATGGATGCACGGTAGGAGACAATACGCTAATCGGAATGGGCGCCATTATTCTCAATCACGCTGTAATAGGAAAAAACTGCATCATTGGTGCCGGTGCGTTGATTACTCAAAATACAATAATTCCGGATAATTCATTAGTAGTCGGAAGTCCCGGAAAAGTAAAACGTACTTTAACTTCTGAAGAAATTGAAGATATCAGTAGCAATGCAGCACACTATGTAAAAGAAGCTGCAATCTATCGGAGCCAATTTTAA